In Seonamhaeicola sp. S2-3, the genomic window CCTGCACTAGACTAGATATTTGATAGTATTTAATAATTTGTACAAAACGAAATCTCTAAACAGATGCTTAATAGGTATAGCGTATATACTATATAGTAAAAGTATGTTACATCTATAAAAAGGGTATTAATAACTATTGTTAAACTAAAAGTGGTGTGATTTGTTTTGAGGGCTGTTCTAAATTAAGAATTCTTTCTCTTTAGATTAACGCAAATTTTTGCATAAAACACAACTTTTGGACATGATCCGTAAAAACGGATCAATCTCAAAAGTTGGGTCTAAAGAGAAAAATAATTTTCTTTGTACTTTAAATTATATTGATGAATAAAGACACTGAGTTATCCTTGTTAAGTTTAATATTACCAGAAGGAATATTAGAGTATTTTGATATTGTTGGATTCGATAAGAAGCCTATAAAGCATGTTTTATATGAGAACCGTCTAACGATATATTTGGAGGAGAAAAAACAAATACCATCTAAGTACAAGGATTGCAAGTATAAAGCCAGTGGCTTCATGGAGCCTCGAATAATCGAGGATTATCCCGTTCGAGACAATCTACTATCATTAAATCTTAAACGAAGGCGTTGGGACGTTCTACTTGATAAAAAGAGGATTAAAGTAAGTCGTGAATGGGATGAATTTATTGCACAGGGAACTCGAATATCAAAAGAGTTTGCTGCTTTTTTAAAAGAAATCGACTGATAATACTGCTCTGAGCAGCCAACAACTTGGGCACCAGTATGGTATGTCCGGAAAAAGGCTTCAAAGACATTATAAGGATCACTTAAGTGATTTTAAGCAATGGGAGCATAAGAGTCATGCTAAACAGTGGCTTGTTTTCCCTGAAAACTTAGGTTCTTATTTATCCATTGATGAGACAGCGCTGTCCAAGGGAGAGCTCTATACCATCATTACCAATAAGAAGGCCAAAGGAAAGAAAGGGGCTTTAGTTGGGATATTCCACGGAACTAAAGTGGAGCCTATTATCGAACAACTCTTGAAGATCCCAGCAAAGAAGCGTGCTAAAGTGAAAGAGATTACCTTAGACATGGCTAACTCTATGAAAACAATCTCCACTAAATGTTTCCCGAAAGCCATCCAAGTAACAGACAGGTTCCATGTACAGAAGCTGGCAATAGAGGCGCTCCAAGATCTTCGTATCAAATACCGATGGGAAGCTTTGGATCAAGAAAATGAACAGATAAAGCTATCTAGAGCTGCCGACAAAGAATTTAAACCTGTAACTTTTTCTAATGGTGATAGCTCAAAACAACTCCTGGCCAGGAGTAGATATCTACTGTATAAATCCCCAGATAAATGGACTCCAAATCAGAAAGAGAGGGGACAGATATTGTTTAATGAATACCCAGAATTAAAGAAAGCTTATGGACTTGTTCAAGGCTTGAGGAATATTTTTAACCAAGCCATAGATATTAAAGTAGCTTACACCAAACTAGCCCACTGGTACAAAGATGTAGAGGAGTCTGGATTTAAGAGCTTCCAAACGGTAGCCAATAGTATTACTTTAAATTACCGCTCTGTACTCAACTATTTTATAAACAGAAGTACTAATGCTTCAGCTGAATCCTTTAATGCCAAAGTAAAGGCTTTTAGATCTCAATTTAGGGGAGTCAGGAATACGGAATACTTCTTATATCGCTTGATTAAATTATATTCTTAAAATGGTAAAAACCCAGATTTTGGACTTGATCCAATACTTCTTATATCGCTTGATTAAATTATATTCTTAAAATGGTAAAAACCCAGATTTTGGACTTGATCCATTAAGAGGAAGAAAAACAAGAATATTCTGTACCTATTCTGTACCCATACAAATAAAAAAGGCTCTCGATTTCTCGAAAGCCTTGTCTTTTCTAGTAGCGGGAACTGGACTCGAACCAGTGACCTTCGGGTTATGAGCCCGACGAGCTACCTACTGCTCTATCCCGCGATATTGGACTGCAAATATACAACCCTTTTTAGATTTTACAAGCGTTTATACTGAAAAAAATTATTGCCCTACACTAGTCTCCTGTAATTGAGGTAATTCAAATTTAAAAAATAAAAAAAGTGACTTTAAATTAATAAAGCCACTTTTTTATAAAACGTTCCTTAATATTATTCTTTTTCAATATCTAAAACAGCTGTAGCTGTTGGATTTATTGTTTTTATTCCTGGAGGGTTTTTACCAGAAACACTAATATATTCTTGGTTTAAATTGTTATCACTTACCATAATAGTAGTTAACTTTGTTAAACTCATAAACTCTATTGGTAAATCGCCCGTAAGGTTATTTGATGACAACAACAACTCTTCTAAATTAGTTAATTGAGCTATCTCTACAGGAATTTCTCCTTCAAATTGATTATCCATTAAACTCAACTTTTCTAATTTTGATAAGGCATAAATATCATTTGGTATAGTACCTGTTAAAAAATTACTTCCTAGCAAAAGCTCTTTTAAGTTAGTTAAGCCCATAAGCGAACTAGGAATCTCTCCTGATAGTTTGTTACTATATAACTTTAAAGATTCTAAATTCTTAAGATTTCCTAATTCTGATGGAATTTCTCCTTCAAAAGCATTCATAAATAATTCTAAAGATACTAGCTCTTGTAAATTACTTAATGAAGACGGAATGGTTCCTGATATTTTATTAAAACCTAAGTTTAATTTTCTTAAACTAGTAAAATTTCCTATTTCTTGAGGTAACTCACCTTGAAGGTTATTAAATGGTAAGTTTATTTCAACTATATGGTTTTCTTCTACTGTTACTCCATACCATGAACTAATAGCTGCATTTAAATCCCACTTGGTATTCCATTGGTCTCCATTTGTTGAATTATACAAGGCTATAAGGGCATCCTTCTCTGTAGAAGAAATATTAGCGAATGAATAAGCACTTGTTAATAAACAAATTGCTATTAGTTTTAAAATTTTCATATTGAACAGATTAGGGATTAATTCTAGAACGAATTTAGTTTAAAATCGGACTAAAAACCATTTTAATCGATAAAATGCATAAAATTTTAACAAAATATAATAAATATGATGTATTTCATCTATAAAACAGCATATTCAAACTAATTAAAAACTAGTATTTAATATGTCTCCGCTAATTTTTAAAAGTGCTAATTCTGCCAATTTTGCCGAATATTTAGCTTGGTTTCTGGTTAATTCGGCATTTAATAGATTTATTTGTGCTTGTCTAAACTCAATAGAAGTAGCTTGCCCTAGCTTAAATTTTTCTTGTGTTCTATCAAAATTATTTTGAGAGGTTTCTATGTTGGTTTCTTGTAAACGGTAAATATTAAGTTTATTTTGATAATCATCCCAAGCGTTATTAAAATCACGCTCTAAAGTAATTAATAATTCTTCTTTTTGAGTATTTTGAATTTCTAGATTTATTTTAGCATTCTTAACATTAGTTATTGTACTACCTCCATCAAATAAATTCCATGTTAAATTTAAACCTCCTGATACACCAGAGTTGGTGTTTTGTAATGTAAATGCTAAT contains:
- a CDS encoding Two component regulator three Y domain protein; protein product: MKILKLIAICLLTSAYSFANISSTEKDALIALYNSTNGDQWNTKWDLNAAISSWYGVTVEENHIVEINLPFNNLQGELPQEIGNFTSLRKLNLGFNKISGTIPSSLSNLQELVSLELFMNAFEGEIPSELGNLKNLESLKLYSNKLSGEIPSSLMGLTNLKELLLGSNFLTGTIPNDIYALSKLEKLSLMDNQFEGEIPVEIAQLTNLEELLLSSNNLTGDLPIEFMSLTKLTTIMVSDNNLNQEYISVSGKNPPGIKTINPTATAVLDIEKE
- a CDS encoding transposase, with product MSGKRLQRHYKDHLSDFKQWEHKSHAKQWLVFPENLGSYLSIDETALSKGELYTIITNKKAKGKKGALVGIFHGTKVEPIIEQLLKIPAKKRAKVKEITLDMANSMKTISTKCFPKAIQVTDRFHVQKLAIEALQDLRIKYRWEALDQENEQIKLSRAADKEFKPVTFSNGDSSKQLLARSRYLLYKSPDKWTPNQKERGQILFNEYPELKKAYGLVQGLRNIFNQAIDIKVAYTKLAHWYKDVEESGFKSFQTVANSITLNYRSVLNYFINRSTNASAESFNAKVKAFRSQFRGVRNTEYFLYRLIKLYS